A genome region from Crossiella equi includes the following:
- a CDS encoding type VII secretion-associated protein: protein MSLRVAVDFGTSSTCVAVSVDGREPQVVVVDGADSVMPSAVYAAADGTLFVGHEAERQAAVDPSRYEPNPKRRIDEGELLLGTAVLPVLDVVRAVLSRAVAEARRLAGGAPVDLLVLTHPADWGAIRTRVLRQAGNRLANELVLVPEPVAAAVFHSAGHVLADGAALAVLDLGGGTVDASVVRRTGETFQVLATRGDPGFGGADIDQLLLEHVGTLVSTVDAPAWRALVEGRELADRRRRRVLRQDVRGAKETLSRHAYTDVPLPPPFPDAHVTRADLERLVQAPLARAAELVRTTVLNAGLTAGELAAVFLVGGSSRIPLVARLVHEATGIVPTTLDQPETVVARGALRAVAVDPHRTAKLPPAPRRSQPYYPPRPQPVRPLGPPPMAPPAPRPRASKVPWLVGGALVVLVGAAALVVSLLPGPTPTPGPTTTAQTGGQQIAQYSYRFTLPDGWTQAGSDGPSRKVQLRPDGDPGGQAVIAVEERVLAYNSTTDRDRALRELRSEYEKSAAQGYSGLNERHQFAGKDVVYYRRTLGDATVDYYVVFQGNAQVTVGCQAGATGQDRVQAACTRVVGTLAVQS from the coding sequence TTGAGCCTGCGCGTCGCGGTCGACTTCGGGACGTCCAGCACGTGTGTCGCGGTGTCCGTCGACGGACGGGAACCGCAGGTCGTGGTGGTCGACGGGGCCGACTCGGTCATGCCGTCCGCGGTGTACGCCGCCGCGGACGGCACGCTCTTCGTCGGCCACGAGGCCGAACGGCAGGCCGCTGTCGACCCGTCGCGCTACGAGCCCAACCCGAAGCGCCGCATCGACGAGGGTGAGCTGCTGCTGGGCACCGCGGTGCTCCCGGTGCTCGACGTCGTGCGCGCGGTGCTGTCCCGAGCGGTCGCCGAGGCCCGCCGACTGGCCGGTGGCGCCCCGGTGGACCTGCTCGTGCTGACCCACCCGGCGGACTGGGGCGCCATCCGCACCCGGGTGCTGCGCCAGGCGGGCAACCGGCTGGCCAACGAGCTGGTGCTGGTGCCCGAGCCGGTCGCGGCCGCGGTGTTCCACTCGGCCGGGCACGTGCTCGCCGACGGCGCCGCGCTGGCCGTGCTGGACCTGGGCGGCGGCACCGTGGACGCGAGCGTGGTGCGCCGCACCGGCGAGACCTTCCAGGTGCTGGCCACCCGGGGCGATCCCGGGTTCGGTGGCGCGGACATCGACCAGCTGCTGCTGGAGCACGTCGGCACGCTGGTGTCCACGGTGGACGCGCCCGCGTGGCGCGCGCTGGTCGAGGGGCGCGAGCTGGCCGACCGGCGTCGGCGGCGGGTGCTGCGCCAGGACGTGCGCGGGGCCAAGGAGACGCTGTCCCGGCACGCCTACACCGATGTGCCGCTGCCCCCGCCGTTCCCGGACGCGCACGTCACGCGGGCCGACCTGGAGCGGCTGGTGCAGGCCCCGCTGGCGCGGGCGGCCGAGCTGGTGCGCACCACGGTGCTCAACGCGGGCCTGACCGCGGGCGAGCTGGCCGCGGTGTTCCTGGTCGGCGGCTCCAGCCGGATCCCGCTGGTCGCGCGCCTGGTGCACGAGGCCACAGGAATAGTCCCCACGACGTTGGACCAGCCGGAGACCGTGGTGGCCCGGGGCGCGCTGCGCGCCGTGGCGGTGGACCCGCACCGCACGGCCAAGCTGCCCCCGGCCCCGCGGAGGTCGCAGCCGTACTACCCGCCGCGCCCGCAGCCGGTGCGGCCGCTGGGCCCGCCGCCGATGGCACCCCCGGCCCCGCGTCCGCGCGCGTCGAAGGTGCCGTGGCTGGTGGGCGGTGCCCTGGTGGTGCTGGTGGGCGCGGCGGCACTGGTGGTATCCCTGCTCCCAGGCCCGACGCCGACCCCTGGCCCGACCACCACGGCCCAGACCGGCGGTCAGCAGATCGCGCAGTACAGCTACCGCTTCACGCTGCCCGACGGCTGGACCCAGGCGGGCAGCGACGGCCCGTCCCGCAAGGTCCAGCTCCGCCCGGACGGCGACCCCGGCGGCCAGGCCGTGATCGCGGTCGAGGAGCGGGTACTGGCCTACAACAGCACCACCGACCGTGACCGCGCCCTGCGCGAGCTCCGATCGGAGTACGAGAAGTCCGCGGCTCAGGGTTACTCCGGGTTGAACGAGCGTCACCAGTTCGCGGGAAAGGACGTCGTCTACTACCGGCGCACCCTGGGTGATGCCACAGTGGACTACTACGTGGTGTTCCAGGGGAACGCGCAGGTCACGGTGGGTTGCCAGGCTGGCGCCACCGGCCAGGACCGCGTCCAGGCGGCCTGCACGCGGGTGGTCGGCACGCTGGCCGTCCAGAGCTGA
- a CDS encoding WXG100 family type VII secretion target, with protein sequence MASGYGLDAEGMAKAANDVDKVNQEITTELRQLQSQLEPLQGIWKGAASQAFGKLMEQWNTETTKMNTALGGIASTLKEQSGGYVLQEEEASSSISSIAAGLDF encoded by the coding sequence ATGGCAAGTGGATACGGTCTCGACGCCGAGGGCATGGCCAAGGCTGCTAACGACGTCGACAAGGTGAACCAGGAGATCACGACCGAGCTGCGCCAGCTGCAGAGCCAGCTCGAGCCGCTGCAGGGCATCTGGAAGGGTGCCGCATCTCAGGCGTTCGGCAAGCTCATGGAGCAGTGGAACACCGAGACCACGAAGATGAACACGGCGCTGGGCGGCATCGCCAGCACCCTGAAGGAGCAGTCGGGCGGCTACGTCCTCCAGGAGGAAGAGGCCTCGTCCAGCATTTCCTCCATCGCCGCCGGTCTCGACTTCTGA
- a CDS encoding WXG100 family type VII secretion target, which translates to MEINVDFGQLAEGQSSCQRVATNMQTKFDDLKQNLQPLITTWTGSAAEAYQQHQTAWDQSFEKLREILSKTAIALGTAKDAYQQNESKGAGSWG; encoded by the coding sequence GTGGAAATCAACGTTGACTTCGGACAGCTCGCCGAGGGCCAGTCCTCCTGCCAGCGGGTCGCCACCAACATGCAGACCAAGTTCGACGACCTGAAGCAGAACCTGCAGCCGCTGATCACGACCTGGACCGGTTCCGCAGCTGAGGCCTACCAGCAGCACCAGACCGCGTGGGACCAGTCCTTCGAGAAGCTGCGCGAGATCCTGAGCAAGACCGCCATCGCGCTGGGCACCGCCAAGGACGCCTACCAGCAGAACGAGTCCAAGGGCGCTGGCTCCTGGGGCTGA